The following are from one region of the Gossypium hirsutum isolate 1008001.06 chromosome D03, Gossypium_hirsutum_v2.1, whole genome shotgun sequence genome:
- the LOC121215411 gene encoding uncharacterized protein: MDPLNFFFIVVVVILLSIFQPFLTNGELCSAVSCSNVIVEYPFRLTNQPDCCGHPDFNLSVSCRSRYHLPDQTIISHLPVTSGSKPSVIPLPTYCSLILACPNAFLRDSISPWYELFGLGYTQNLLRSVDTVEFMSRASRDFGPPSQSSTKYAVIFIVGTPISLIAVCIIYYNIRVHCYDHRHQPNAEISSLTEEQQLADITVNGLDGSRIEAYPITLLGENFELPRPNDNTCSICLSEYQAKETIRTIPDCNHYFHANCIDEWFKLNAACPVCRNTPDHDSARLITRSTSAFSSRPPL, encoded by the exons ATGGACCCTTTAAACTTCTTCTTCATCGTCGTCGTCGTCATCCTACTGTCGATCTTTCAACCATTTTTGACCAATGGTGAACTCTGCTCTGCGGTTTCATGCAGCAATGTTATAGTTGAGTACCCTTTCCGGCTCACAAATCAACCCGATTGCTGCGGCCATCCCGATTTCAACCTCTCAGTCTCATGCAGAAGCAGATACCATTTGCCAGACCAAACGATCATTTCCCATCTTCCGGTGACTTCGGGGTCGAAACCATCGGTTATTCCACTCCCTACTTACTGCTCACTGATCCTTGCATGCCCAAACGCCTTCTTAAGGGATTCGATCTCTCCG TGGTATGAACTTTTCGGTTTGGGGTATACCCAAAATCTTTTACGATCAGTCGACACCGTTGAGTTCATGTCTAGAGCTAGCAGAGATTTCGGTCCCCCTTCGCAGTCCAG TACGAAATATGCTGTGATTTTCATCGTGGGAACACCCATCTCCTTGATTGCGGTGTGTATTATTTATTACAACATTAGAGTCCATTGTTATGACCATCGCCACCAGCCAAATGCCGAAATCTCCAGCTTGACTGAAGAGCAGCAATTAGCTGATATTACTGTAAATGGTCTCGATGGTTCAAGGATCGAAGCCTATCCAATTACATTGCTGGGTGAAAACTTCGAGCTTCCAAGGCCTAATGATAATACATGTTCAATATGTCTATCGGAATATCAAGCCAAAGAGACAATAAGAACCATACCTGATTGCAATCACTACTTTCATGCTAATTGCATTGATGAGTGGTTTAAACTAAATGCAGCTTGCCCTGTCTGTCGCAATACGCCGGATCATGACTCTGCTCGTTTGATCACCCGTTCCACATCAGCTTTCTCATCGAGACCACCATTATAG